DNA from Pichia kudriavzevii chromosome 5, complete sequence:
GGAATCTTGgataattttgaaaaactctctttgaagaataacTTTAACTTAATCTTCGAGTTAATGAAATTTagtgatgaagatattaaTGTCCATAATAATCAATTTTACTCTGTTTTTAAATCTTGTTGCGATGAGGGGAGATTAATGAGTTTAGAGACCTTAGGTAGCATACTCTATGACCCTTACGACCTAAAAAGTAGATTTTCATTCAAGTCCTTGAAACTAATAACGCAAACATTTGTATCTAAAACTTCCCAGGAATTGGATTTTAGAGGCTTTGTTAAAATGTGTAAATTTGTGAAAGGTTGTTATGTCTCATTCAATTATCACGACAAACGAGGAACCGGCCATGTATTAGATTTTGAGGAGTTTCAATTGGCACTTTTATCTAATGGGATTGAAATATCGGACCGTTTATTGGCAAAAATCTTTGAGAACACAGAatatgttgattttgaacaCTACATCGCTGCGATTATTTTAATCAGAACAAGTGAAAAGAAAAGCTGAGTAAATTTACAACATTTAATATACACACACAGGAATCTCAAATTAAAACAAGTCGTCATattcgtcttcatcattgtcttcGCCTGTTTCATGGATTGAAGTATCTTTATCCCCAAcaccatcttcatcttcatcctcttctGCACCGGCATTATCGTCggtttcatcatttttctcatcaacatcaacatcaacatcttctgcttcttcttcttcctcttcttcttcttctccttcttctgcATCCTGATTGGCATTCTTTTGTGTATTTCCTGATATTGTCTTTGCATCTTCCTCCCGTTTCTTTTCTGCATCCACTTCAGCCACCTGTGTCCTCTTCATTTCTAATTCTTGTTGTAATCTACTAATAACATCAGTAATCCTATTCTTCATAATTGGATTGAATGCCTTGGCTAGgtccttctccttctgAGCAATCGTTGATTCCAATTCTGATATTTCTTCGTGAAGCAAAGCACTATGTTGGGCAACCTCATCAGCTTCTCCGTCCCCATTCCGGATCGCCGGACCTACCAcatcgtcatcatcttcatcatcctcatcatcctcatcatcgCTTTCCGCCTTGACAGAGGCAGGTGTTGGAGCGGCAtcaatctcttcttcttctacttcctcctcttcctcttcttcctcttcatcgtcgtcgtcatcttcatcgtcgtcatcttcatctcctTCTTCCGCATCATCTTCCTTACCACCTTCTTCCATCAACCTGTCTAGCTCATcgtcaatatcttcaaattggtCATTTAgattcaattcttcatcgtctTTAAGAACAGAACCAGATTCAGATATACCAGGCAGATTGCTCGATTGCTGGTTGACTCTCTGCtgtttttccatttccctttttcttttcttcttttcctttttggctcttttgtttctcagCCTGTCTTCAATTATACCTACTGGTGTTAGGTTCTCTTCTTCCGCATCGATGAATTCAAACACCGAGCTTTCAGCTTCCTCATCCATCTTTAACAGCTTTGCAACTTCATCCTCTACATTTTGAATCACCAAAGTTTCATATTTCTTATCAAACTTCTCCTTAATGCCCTCCATAGGAGTGGTCAACCCATCTGGATACGTCTCACCTGCTTCTTTATCCACTTTCAAACTACTGATTTCAGATCTATCACTAATTCTTTTGATTACCAATAGCATCTGAGACACATCGACTGTCTTGTACAGATTTTTCCTGTCAACTGATTTATGAACTTCGGACACTGTTGGTAAATTGACTAATTTAGCAGCATATAGTGCGTCTCCGATGCTTACAACAGCCCTTCTCTTATCCTTCCACGTAATTGACACCTGAGATTCATCGGATCGTACAATATCAAGGTTCTCATCTGGAAGAAATCTTACAACTATTGCCTCTTCAACAAGCGGATCTTCTTCTCGATCAGGATCCTCCGAATCATATCCATTACCTGGTAGCTTTGCTGGTTTCACCTTGATCTTGGGAGTTTTCAGCTTGATCTCTGTGTCAGGTATAAAAGAGTTGGTCGTTGCTCCAGTTTCtaatgttttgaatttaacGTCAGGCGTCGATGTCGATGAGGGTGTCTTTAATTTAATCTTCGGTAATGCTACAGTCTTTTTAGATTTGAGGGGCTTTATTGTGATCTTGGGAGATTCTGCACCCACATCTTCTTCAGGCTTGGATGATAGTTTGAGCTTTATTTTTGCCATGGTGCCTTCTGAAGAAGTTCCTTTGTCTATGGTTAAATATGCGATATTTGAACTACATATAGATTCAAAAAAACCTACCAACTCTGTCAATAAACTTATAATGATGCggaaatttttctttaactCTCAGACATGTTACATTGGCACAATTTTGCCTAGCAGTATTTCGAATTTTACATTAGAATAAACAGCCCGCTATAAGATGCAAAAGTTCTATACTTCACAGAAGACAATCCGTGGTGCCTTGGATCTCCTGGgggagaagaaaatcaagGGATTTAGGTTCCTCTATGACGACGAAACCTATAATCAAATTCTCCAAAAACTAGGGCTGGAAGAAGTATATGGGAAAAACAAGGTTAATATTATTGACTACAACGCCCGCATTTCCCCGCTGACCTACTATTTAAATACCAAGCTAAAGCCAATACATCATTTGATATATCCCGATGGACAGTCGTCGCAAAAGTTTTGGGAGAGGATCCAAAAGACAGAGACAGAGATGGCCAACTTCCAcgttttgaaaaattcgGTTTCGTCTACAGTCAAGGCAAACCTGCTAACCAAGCCGCTCGAGCAGAAGCTAATAGAGCCAAGATTCACTGAAGAGCCCGTCAACGACTCTCTTCTATTTGTAGGTGATTTCATGTCGACTACACAGGCAAGCGCATTGCGAACATGTATCTATTACAATGAAGTCAGAACCTCCATTTTCAGATACGGTGGTGTGAAGTTTCTAGCCTGGACCACGCCTATGGAAGTGTTGAAATATCTAGGTCCTCTCGGTTCACTGCATAGAAGAACAAACTCAATGATGGCCAACCTTTATTCTGATATAAGAGTCATTGCATGTTCCGAACAACTGAAAAATGCAAAAGCACAAAGACTCTTGGGTGGCATGGATTACGTGCCCTTGCCGTACAACGACTACGAAGGAGAGGTATGTTTGGTTGAGTTGCAATCCAACCAcagaaaatacaaaatcGACCATCAGGACGAATTGCACCTCATAATCCACAAACTATTTTGCACTCCTGGTGCATTAATCAGGGAAAAACTGCATGTTCTTGGTCCTGGTGCCGAAGACTACTTTGTAGACATCATACCAGAGGAAGTACTGAACAAGAAGGTCAGCATGGTCACTAACGAAGAATGGGTGGCGCTGTCCAATGACTATTACTACTGGCCGTTCAAGCCAGATACCAGGCTTGAAACATACGCTACTGCCGACTCTTACTTTGATGATGTGTAAACCCGGTAGGGATAAACTGTGTATCCCCCTCCCCCTCTGTACATAAGTGCTTATTTAATAGAAGATTACATTTGATGTAACTCCAATTCAGACGTTGATCTGGAAACAAGTGCGTTCTCAAACGGGAAATACGTACAGTAGAAATCTACATCAAATTTCACATTTTGTATATCCGACAAGCAAAAATATAAGTTAACGTCCTATAGttctttcctttctttATTATTTGTTCAAGAGGGTCCCGCCAGCATGACTGTATATCACTACATTCTAGATCCGAGTGCCCTTGTGTACGGTGGTGTGGGCAAGATCAAGGAATGGGTTGCTACTGCGCAGAGGCAAAATCAATTCCAGATTGTATTCTATGTGCCACTCTACACGTTGAAGGAACTGGACTTTCTCAAGAAGGTCTTCAATCCACTAATCTCAGCGAATGCACGTGAAAGCATCAGGTTTATTGATGAGCAAATATCGGGTGTATTTGACGGGTTTGAGAATGAGAAGGATTTCACAGATTTCGAAACTTACAATCAGATGAAATCCCAATCCACAACTACAGACGGACCTCTAACTGGAAAAACCCCGTCTCCAGTAACCTTCATCCTGGAAACAGAGAACAATGTGGGTCCTTCTTGGCAGATTGCATCGGGATATAGAAGAAGTACGCCATTAGTGAAGGATATGCCAAAACCTATAAATGGGTCATCCACTCAGGGTCAGTTGGGGGTAGACACTCAAAAGAAAGTCATTGGTGTATTTGGAAACAACATTCCCGGCACGTTCAACGTTTCGAAGCAAGACAAACATCAGTTGAATAATGTACAAGTACAAACGAAAGACAAAGCAGTCGTCCCCATTCGTCTTAAGTATTTGATCAGATCATGTATTCAGAAACAGTACATTGAAAATAAGAGGTCTCCTAAGATACAATGGCAGGTGATTTGCGAAGATGCTACCACTGCAATCTGGCTGAAAAGCTTTGGGC
Protein-coding regions in this window:
- a CDS encoding uncharacterized protein (PKUD0E05070; similar to Saccharomyces cerevisiae YMR228W (MTF1); ancestral locus Anc_8.755), producing the protein MQKFYTSQKTIRGALDLLGEKKIKGFRFLYDDETYNQILQKLGLEEVYGKNKVNIIDYNARISPLTYYLNTKLKPIHHLIYPDGQSSQKFWERIQKTETEMANFHVLKNSVSSTVKANLLTKPLEQKLIEPRFTEEPVNDSLLFVGDFMSTTQASALRTCIYYNEVRTSIFRYGGVKFLAWTTPMEVLKYLGPLGSLHRRTNSMMANLYSDIRVIACSEQLKNAKAQRLLGGMDYVPLPYNDYEGEVCLVELQSNHRKYKIDHQDELHLIIHKLFCTPGALIREKLHVLGPGAEDYFVDIIPEEVLNKKVSMVTNEEWVALSNDYYYWPFKPDTRLETYATADSYFDDV
- a CDS encoding uncharacterized protein (PKUD0E05060; similar to Saccharomyces cerevisiae YMR227C (TAF7); ancestral locus Anc_8.754) encodes the protein MAKIKLKLSSKPEEDVGAESPKITIKPLKSKKTVALPKIKLKTPSSTSTPDVKFKTLETGATTNSFIPDTEIKLKTPKIKVKPAKLPGNGYDSEDPDREEDPLVEEAIVVRFLPDENLDIVRSDESQVSITWKDKRRAVVSIGDALYAAKLVNLPTVSEVHKSVDRKNLYKTVDVSQMLLVIKRISDRSEISSLKVDKEAGETYPDGLTTPMEGIKEKFDKKYETLVIQNVEDEVAKLLKMDEEAESSVFEFIDAEEENLTPVGIIEDRLRNKRAKKEKKKRKREMEKQQRVNQQSSNLPGISESGSVLKDDEELNLNDQFEDIDDELDRLMEEGGKEDDAEEGDEDDDDEDDDDDEEEEEEEEEVEEEEIDAAPTPASVKAESDDEDDEDDEDDDDVVGPAIRNGDGEADEVAQHSALLHEEISELESTIAQKEKDLAKAFNPIMKNRITDVISRLQQELEMKRTQVAEVDAEKKREEDAKTISGNTQKNANQDAEEGEEEEEEEEEAEDVDVDVDEKNDETDDNAGAEEDEDEDGVGDKDTSIHETGEDNDEDEYDDLF
- a CDS encoding uncharacterized protein (PKUD0E05080; similar to Saccharomyces cerevisiae YLR363C (NMD4); ancestral locus Anc_4.205), with the translated sequence MTVYHYILDPSALVYGGVGKIKEWVATAQRQNQFQIVFYVPLYTLKELDFLKKVFNPLISANARESIRFIDEQISGVFDGFENEKDFTDFETYNQMKSQSTTTDGPLTGKTPSPVTFILETENNVGPSWQIASGYRRSTPLVKDMPKPINGSSTQGQLGVDTQKKVIGVFGNNIPGTFNVSKQDKHQLNNVQVQTKDKAVVPIRLKYLIRSCIQKQYIENKRSPKIQWQVICEDATTAIWLKSFGLTVKSVNEITKEFDEYSGTATSKVLFDPVSGKLVESTETKKKKNAGTKKKKYRRNPRGGKPGHGNGKEVQQQGQENSKINGQTNTEVKPLESTSIEEIRSTEGVLWTA